In Allocoprobacillus halotolerans, a genomic segment contains:
- a CDS encoding DDE-type integrase/transposase/recombinase: protein MNTITHILNNLNSFSKSNFKFSKYIDFFQLINSIPHSVEYHLNSSDFIYHLEQVTIHLDWMIDFFDKHINPSLKKEFKKLKKSNKNDHTIPYADFKIDEPPVFKKEAPVQLSFEDILRNALKDGRPIKPVNRRNNNFDFKGVCPFCGAPHEYIYDNNGRGQFMCKVCCQTFSLKISLSGETGIFCPHCGKKLDMKHDRQGYLVFVCPSMKCPYYIKNKKLVDEGKGEHLLTSSNQYRLRYHYRDFKFNLDNLKKAEENITTPVNLSRIHFDHRILGLALTYYVNYGLSSRKTALIIREVHGFKISHQTVINYATTVSRLVKPLVDRYPYRLGSILSGDETYIKIRGKNHYVFFWSDPKTKIITSYTIYPVRDTKCACTSIYECLSHYSEIPDDMTLITDGNPIYNAAQVFFEINGIKFDLHQVIGVKNLDEESQKYRPFKQIEERLNRTYKQNYQGTNGYDRLECANSYMVLFVCFFNFLRRHSALNYKTPVDDGLFKKDMLMPDRWLQLIEYSSQYHAA from the coding sequence ATGAATACTATAACACATATCTTAAATAATTTAAATTCTTTTTCTAAATCTAACTTTAAGTTTTCCAAATATATTGATTTCTTTCAGTTGATAAATTCTATCCCTCATTCTGTTGAGTATCATCTTAATTCCTCTGATTTTATTTATCACCTTGAGCAGGTGACAATCCATCTCGACTGGATGATTGATTTCTTTGATAAACACATCAATCCCTCTCTTAAAAAAGAGTTTAAGAAATTAAAGAAATCCAATAAGAATGATCATACCATTCCTTATGCCGACTTTAAAATTGACGAGCCTCCTGTCTTCAAAAAGGAAGCACCTGTTCAGCTGAGTTTTGAAGATATTCTTAGAAATGCATTAAAGGATGGTCGTCCTATCAAGCCCGTCAACAGAAGAAACAATAATTTTGACTTTAAGGGTGTCTGCCCTTTTTGTGGTGCTCCTCATGAATATATCTATGACAACAATGGTCGCGGTCAATTCATGTGCAAGGTATGCTGCCAGACATTCTCCCTGAAGATCTCTCTTTCCGGTGAAACGGGCATCTTCTGTCCTCATTGTGGCAAAAAGCTTGATATGAAGCACGACCGCCAGGGATATCTTGTTTTTGTATGCCCAAGCATGAAATGCCCCTATTACATCAAAAACAAAAAGCTTGTCGATGAAGGAAAGGGAGAACACCTTCTGACTTCAAGCAATCAGTACAGGCTTCGCTATCACTATCGTGACTTCAAGTTCAATCTTGACAATCTTAAAAAGGCTGAAGAAAACATCACAACTCCTGTCAATCTTTCAAGAATTCATTTTGATCACAGAATCCTTGGATTGGCATTGACCTATTACGTCAACTATGGTCTTTCTTCAAGAAAGACTGCACTGATCATCAGGGAAGTCCATGGCTTTAAAATATCACACCAGACAGTCATCAACTATGCGACAACTGTATCACGTCTGGTCAAGCCTCTTGTTGACAGGTATCCATACAGGCTTGGCTCCATATTGTCCGGCGATGAAACCTATATTAAGATAAGAGGCAAGAATCATTACGTGTTCTTCTGGTCTGATCCCAAGACAAAGATCATCACTTCTTACACAATTTATCCCGTAAGAGATACAAAATGTGCCTGTACATCTATTTATGAGTGTCTAAGTCATTACAGTGAAATCCCAGATGACATGACTCTTATAACAGATGGGAATCCAATCTATAATGCAGCACAGGTTTTCTTTGAAATCAATGGAATCAAGTTTGACCTGCATCAGGTCATCGGTGTAAAGAATCTTGATGAGGAATCACAGAAATACAGACCTTTCAAGCAGATTGAGGAGCGCCTCAACAGGACATACAAGCAAAACTATCAGGGAACAAATGGCTATGACAGGCTTGAATGTGCAAATAGTTATATGGTCCTGTTTGTATGCTTCTTCAATTTCTTAAGAAGGCATTCAGCACTGAACTATAAGACGCCTGTTGATGACGGTCTGTTCAAAAAGGATATGCTTATGCCTGACAGATGGCTGCAACTTATCGAGTACAGCTCACAATATCACGCAGCATAG
- a CDS encoding HAD-IIB family hydrolase, producing the protein MDYPFSGYVTCNGAYVEYKGKEVYKKVVSQEAIKKTHELCLKRNLAYYFEGNDFIYVLNKQNPRHIEFKDNWGMKDKVIIDDFCIDEIETYIGMIVLNSSDDIVPMYEALSAYFDIQQHQSGLSFDLTLKGESKAKGIQKLVEALGKTMEDTVAFGDGRNDVEMISQVHLGIAMGNAVSQTKKVADFVTDNVDCDGIMKALEHFSFL; encoded by the coding sequence ATGGATTATCCTTTTAGTGGATATGTGACTTGTAATGGTGCTTATGTAGAATATAAAGGAAAAGAAGTTTATAAAAAAGTGGTCAGTCAAGAAGCAATCAAAAAAACACATGAACTGTGTCTAAAAAGAAATCTAGCCTATTATTTTGAAGGTAATGATTTTATTTATGTATTAAATAAGCAAAATCCTCGACATATCGAGTTTAAAGATAATTGGGGTATGAAAGATAAGGTTATTATTGATGATTTTTGTATAGATGAAATAGAAACATATATTGGAATGATTGTTTTAAATTCATCAGATGATATTGTTCCTATGTATGAAGCTTTATCGGCTTATTTCGATATTCAACAACATCAAAGTGGTTTGTCTTTTGATTTAACTTTAAAAGGAGAATCCAAAGCAAAAGGAATTCAAAAACTGGTTGAGGCTTTAGGAAAAACAATGGAAGATACAGTGGCTTTTGGTGATGGACGTAATGATGTTGAAATGATTTCACAAGTTCATTTAGGGATAGCTATGGGAAATGCCGTATCTCAAACAAAGAAAGTTGCTGATTTTGTAACAGATAATGTTGATTGTGATGGGATTATGAAAGCACTTGAACATTTTTCGTTTCTTTAA
- a CDS encoding ISNCY family transposase, translating into MRKVVLRMNEENKYLTIKKLVETNGNKKRAAVKLNCSVRTINRLIIKYKTYGKAGFVHGNRGRAPATTIPLDIKNQIIKLYVDYYSNANFTHFCEIVHDDLYVKISDTTLNKWLREENIISPKATKKTRKILKNQLKAQLNNTSSRKIQNQIKEVIASVDENDAHPRRPRCKYKGEMIQMDASSYEWIPGQIWHLHLAVDDATGEVVGACFDHQETLNGYYHVFYQILTNYGIPAMFYTDRRTVFEYKRKNNAFDDEDTFTQFSYACHNLGVDIKTTSIAQAKGRIERLNQTFQSRLPVELKRAHIKDIESANEFLNSYLKNSMTDLLYTSIVPNRSLKCNHHWRRLIIHWRFFHQER; encoded by the coding sequence ATGAGAAAGGTTGTTTTAAGAATGAATGAAGAAAATAAATATCTGACTATTAAAAAACTTGTTGAAACTAATGGTAATAAAAAGCGTGCTGCTGTTAAACTTAACTGCTCTGTCAGAACCATTAATAGATTGATCATTAAATATAAAACTTATGGAAAAGCTGGTTTCGTTCATGGCAATAGAGGTAGAGCTCCTGCTACTACCATCCCTCTTGATATTAAAAATCAGATCATTAAATTATATGTCGATTATTACTCTAATGCCAATTTTACTCATTTCTGTGAAATCGTTCATGATGATCTTTATGTCAAAATCAGTGATACTACCTTGAATAAATGGCTTAGAGAGGAAAATATTATTTCTCCTAAAGCTACCAAAAAAACTAGAAAAATCCTTAAAAATCAACTGAAGGCTCAATTGAATAATACTTCTTCTAGAAAAATTCAAAATCAAATCAAAGAAGTCATTGCCTCTGTTGATGAAAATGATGCTCATCCTAGAAGACCTAGATGTAAATATAAGGGTGAGATGATTCAAATGGATGCATCCAGCTATGAGTGGATTCCTGGTCAAATTTGGCATCTTCACCTTGCTGTCGATGATGCTACCGGTGAGGTGGTTGGGGCTTGTTTTGATCATCAGGAAACATTAAATGGCTATTATCATGTCTTTTATCAAATTCTCACTAACTATGGAATCCCTGCCATGTTCTATACTGATCGCCGCACTGTGTTTGAATATAAAAGAAAAAACAACGCCTTTGATGACGAAGACACCTTTACACAGTTTTCCTATGCCTGTCATAATCTTGGCGTTGATATTAAAACAACGAGCATTGCTCAAGCCAAAGGCAGAATCGAACGATTGAATCAGACCTTTCAATCAAGATTGCCTGTCGAGCTTAAACGTGCTCATATCAAAGATATAGAGTCAGCCAATGAATTTTTAAACTCATACCTAAAAAATTCAATGACAGATTTGCTCTACACCTCAATAGTACCAAATCGGTCTTTGAAATGCAACCATCATTGGAGAAGATTAATCATACATTGGCGGTTCTTTCACCAAGAAAGATAG
- the rpsL gene encoding 30S ribosomal protein S12 translates to MPTINQLVRKGRSEKTSKSKSPALNRGYNSLLKKPTNISSPQKRGVCTRVATMTPKKPNSALRKYARVRLSNGMEVTAYIPGIGHNLQEHSVVLIRGGRVKDLPGVRYHIIRGTMDCAGVKDRMQGRSRYGAKKPKK, encoded by the coding sequence ATGCCTACAATTAATCAATTAGTCAGAAAAGGACGTAGTGAAAAAACATCTAAATCAAAATCACCTGCGTTAAATAGAGGATATAACTCATTATTAAAAAAACCAACTAATATTAGTTCACCTCAAAAACGTGGAGTTTGTACTCGTGTTGCCACTATGACACCAAAGAAACCTAACTCGGCTTTACGTAAATATGCCCGTGTTCGTTTATCAAACGGAATGGAAGTAACTGCATATATTCCAGGAATTGGGCACAACTTACAAGAACACAGCGTTGTGTTAATTCGTGGAGGACGTGTTAAGGACTTACCAGGGGTTCGTTATCACATTATTCGTGGTACTATGGACTGTGCTGGGGTAAAAGATCGTATGCAAGGACGCTCTCGTTATGGAGCTAAAAAACCTAAAAAATAA
- the fusA gene encoding elongation factor G: MAREFSLEKTRNIGIMAHIDAGKTTTTERVLYYTGKIHKIGETHDGASQMDWMEQEQERGITITSAATTAQWNGYRVNIIDTPGHVDFTVEVERSLRVLDGAVTVLDSKAGVEPQTETVWRQATTYGVPRIVFCNKMDATGADFLMSVESIGKRLDANAVAIQLPIGAEDTFEGVIDLIKMKAVHFEGAKGENVVYSEIPENMKAQAEEYRQKMIDSAASFDDDLMMKVLEEEPVTEEEIKAAIRKGVLAVELFPVLCGSAYKDKGVQCMLDAVIDYLPAPTDVPSIKGEDEDGNEIERHASDDEPFSALAFKIMADPFVGKLTFFRVYSGYVESGSYVLNSSKDKKERLGRILQMHANTRKEISEVYAGDIAAAVGFKNTTTGDTICDEKNFIILEKMEFPEPVIELAIEPKTKQDQDKLSNGLARLAEEDPTFRVTTNPETGDTIIAGVGELHLDVIVDRLKREYKVEANVGAPQVAYRETIRKTADCEGKFVRQSGGRGQYGHVWIKFEPNEGKGFEFVDAVVGGTVPREYIGSVKAGLEEALDNGMIAGYPVLDIKATLFDGSYHDVDSSEMAYKVAASLALKEAGKRCDPVILEPIMAVEVTAPSEYLGSVMGDISSRRGMIEGQEERGNAVLVQASVPLSEMFGYVTDLRSFTQGRGNYTMQFDRYEPVPKSIAESIIKKNGGNN; the protein is encoded by the coding sequence ATGGCTCGTGAATTTTCGTTAGAAAAAACTCGTAATATTGGAATCATGGCTCACATTGATGCTGGTAAAACAACAACAACTGAACGTGTTCTTTATTACACTGGAAAAATTCATAAAATTGGTGAAACACATGACGGTGCTTCACAAATGGACTGGATGGAACAAGAGCAAGAACGTGGTATTACAATTACTTCAGCAGCCACAACTGCACAATGGAATGGATACCGTGTTAATATCATTGATACACCAGGCCATGTCGATTTCACTGTTGAAGTAGAACGTTCATTACGTGTACTAGACGGTGCGGTTACTGTATTGGATTCAAAAGCTGGTGTTGAACCTCAAACTGAAACAGTTTGGCGTCAAGCAACAACTTATGGTGTACCTAGAATTGTATTCTGTAATAAAATGGATGCAACAGGTGCTGACTTCTTAATGTCTGTTGAATCAATTGGAAAAAGATTAGATGCAAATGCTGTAGCTATTCAATTACCAATTGGTGCTGAAGATACTTTTGAAGGTGTTATTGACTTAATCAAAATGAAAGCTGTTCATTTCGAAGGAGCAAAAGGAGAAAACGTTGTTTACTCTGAAATTCCTGAAAATATGAAAGCACAAGCAGAAGAATATCGTCAAAAAATGATCGATTCTGCAGCATCATTTGATGATGATTTAATGATGAAAGTTTTAGAAGAAGAACCAGTTACTGAAGAAGAAATTAAAGCGGCTATCCGTAAGGGTGTATTAGCTGTTGAATTATTCCCAGTATTATGTGGTTCTGCATACAAAGATAAAGGTGTTCAATGTATGTTGGATGCTGTTATTGATTACTTACCTGCACCTACTGATGTTCCATCAATTAAAGGTGAAGATGAAGATGGTAATGAAATCGAAAGACATGCAAGTGATGATGAGCCATTCTCTGCATTAGCATTCAAAATTATGGCCGATCCATTTGTTGGAAAATTAACTTTCTTCCGTGTTTATTCAGGTTATGTTGAATCTGGATCATATGTATTAAACTCTTCTAAAGATAAAAAAGAACGTTTAGGACGTATCTTACAGATGCATGCTAATACACGTAAAGAAATTAGCGAAGTTTATGCAGGGGATATTGCTGCAGCAGTTGGATTTAAAAATACAACAACTGGGGATACTATCTGTGATGAAAAGAACTTCATTATCTTAGAAAAAATGGAATTCCCTGAACCAGTTATTGAATTAGCAATTGAACCAAAAACAAAACAAGACCAAGATAAATTAAGTAATGGTTTAGCAAGATTGGCTGAAGAAGACCCAACATTTAGAGTGACTACAAATCCAGAAACTGGTGATACTATTATCGCTGGTGTTGGTGAATTACACTTAGACGTTATCGTAGATCGTTTAAAGAGAGAATATAAAGTAGAAGCTAACGTCGGTGCTCCACAAGTTGCTTATCGTGAAACAATTAGAAAAACTGCTGACTGTGAAGGTAAATTCGTACGTCAGTCAGGTGGACGTGGACAATACGGGCATGTATGGATTAAATTTGAACCTAATGAAGGTAAAGGATTTGAATTCGTTGATGCCGTAGTTGGTGGTACTGTCCCTAGAGAATATATTGGTTCAGTTAAAGCTGGGCTTGAAGAAGCATTAGATAATGGTATGATAGCTGGTTATCCAGTATTAGATATTAAAGCAACATTATTTGATGGTTCTTACCATGATGTCGATTCATCAGAAATGGCATATAAAGTGGCTGCAAGTTTAGCATTAAAAGAAGCTGGTAAGAGATGTGATCCAGTTATCTTAGAACCAATCATGGCAGTTGAAGTTACTGCACCTTCAGAATATTTAGGAAGCGTTATGGGAGATATTTCTTCTAGACGTGGTATGATTGAAGGACAAGAAGAAAGAGGAAACGCTGTTTTAGTGCAAGCAAGTGTACCTTTATCTGAAATGTTTGGATATGTTACTGATTTAAGATCATTTACACAAGGACGTGGAAACTATACTATGCAATTCGATCGTTATGAACCAGTTCCTAAATCAATTGCTGAAAGTATTATTAAGAAAAATGGTGGAAATAATTAA
- the tuf gene encoding elongation factor Tu: MAKEKFDRSKAHVNIGTIGHVDHGKTTLTAAITTVLAKEGNAQAMDYAAIDAAPEEKERGITINTAHVEYQTATRHYAHVDCPGHADYIKNMITGAAQMDGAILVVAATDGPMPQTREHILLSRQVGVPYIIVFLNKCDMVDDDELIELVEMEVRELLNEYGFPGDDTPIIRGSALKALEGDPKWTPAITELMDAVDSYIPTPTRDTDKPFLMPVEDVFTITGRGTVATGRVERGQLKLNDPIEIVGIHETQNTVATGIEMFRKLLDYAEAGDNVGVLLRGINRDQIQRGQVLAKPGSVHPHKKFVCQVYVLSKDEGGRHTPFFSNYRPQFYFRTTDITGVIELPEGVEMVMPGDNVELTVELIHAIAIENGTKFSIREGGRTVASGTVTEVIE, translated from the coding sequence ATGGCTAAAGAAAAATTTGACCGCTCTAAAGCGCATGTTAATATTGGAACAATTGGTCACGTTGACCATGGTAAAACAACTTTAACTGCAGCTATCACTACTGTTTTAGCAAAAGAAGGAAATGCTCAAGCAATGGATTACGCTGCTATCGATGCTGCACCTGAAGAAAAAGAACGTGGTATCACAATCAACACTGCACACGTTGAATATCAAACAGCAACTCGTCACTATGCACACGTTGACTGTCCAGGTCATGCTGACTACATCAAAAACATGATCACTGGTGCTGCACAAATGGATGGGGCTATCTTAGTAGTAGCTGCTACTGATGGACCTATGCCTCAAACAAGAGAACACATCTTATTATCTCGTCAGGTAGGTGTACCTTACATTATCGTATTCTTAAATAAATGCGATATGGTTGATGATGATGAATTAATCGAATTAGTTGAAATGGAAGTTCGTGAATTATTAAATGAATACGGATTCCCAGGAGATGATACTCCAATTATTCGTGGATCAGCTTTAAAAGCATTAGAAGGAGATCCAAAATGGACACCAGCTATCACTGAATTAATGGATGCTGTAGATAGCTATATCCCAACTCCAACTCGTGATACTGATAAACCATTCTTAATGCCAGTTGAAGACGTATTTACAATCACTGGACGTGGAACAGTTGCTACAGGACGTGTTGAAAGAGGACAATTAAAATTAAATGACCCAATCGAAATCGTTGGTATTCATGAAACTCAAAATACAGTTGCTACTGGTATCGAAATGTTCCGTAAATTATTAGACTACGCTGAAGCAGGAGATAACGTAGGTGTATTATTAAGAGGTATCAACAGAGATCAAATTCAACGTGGACAAGTATTAGCTAAACCTGGTTCAGTACATCCACACAAAAAATTCGTATGCCAAGTTTACGTTTTATCAAAAGATGAAGGTGGACGTCATACACCATTCTTCTCTAACTATAGACCACAATTCTATTTCAGAACTACTGACATCACTGGTGTTATTGAATTACCAGAGGGTGTAGAAATGGTTATGCCTGGAGATAATGTAGAATTAACAGTTGAATTAATCCACGCAATCGCAATTGAAAATGGTACAAAATTCTCAATTCGTGAAGGTGGTAGAACTGTTGCTTCTGGAACAGTTACTGAAGTTATTGAATAA
- a CDS encoding PTS lactose/cellobiose transporter subunit IIA, whose translation MDEQEQVVINLIVNSGSARSSAIEAIQYAKAGDLDKADESLQNAKETVNEAHHAQTELIQAEIRGEKAPLNLLMVHAQDHLMTALVVIDLAQEFIDLYKKIK comes from the coding sequence ATGGATGAACAAGAACAAGTAGTTATTAACCTTATCGTAAACAGTGGTAGTGCACGTAGCTCAGCTATCGAAGCTATTCAATATGCTAAAGCTGGTGATTTAGATAAGGCTGATGAATCATTACAAAATGCAAAAGAAACTGTAAATGAAGCACATCATGCACAAACTGAATTAATTCAAGCAGAAATTAGAGGAGAAAAAGCTCCATTAAATTTATTAATGGTACATGCACAAGATCATTTAATGACTGCATTAGTTGTTATTGATTTAGCACAAGAATTTATTGATCTTTATAAAAAAATTAAATAA
- the rpsG gene encoding 30S ribosomal protein S7: MSRRGRVAKRDVLPDPIYNSKVVTKLINNIMLDGKKGVAQNILYEAFKKVEEKTGNPAMEVFDQAINNIMPVLELKVRRIGGANYQVPVEVSPERRMTLGLRWLVNYSRLRNEKSMIDRLANEIIDASNGTGASVKKKEDTHKMAEANKAFAHFRW; encoded by the coding sequence ATGTCAAGAAGAGGACGTGTAGCAAAAAGAGATGTACTACCTGATCCAATTTACAATTCTAAGGTAGTTACAAAATTAATTAACAATATCATGCTTGATGGTAAAAAAGGTGTTGCGCAAAACATCTTGTATGAAGCATTTAAAAAGGTTGAAGAAAAAACTGGAAATCCTGCAATGGAAGTATTTGATCAAGCAATCAACAATATTATGCCTGTACTTGAATTAAAAGTAAGACGTATTGGAGGAGCTAACTATCAAGTACCTGTTGAAGTATCTCCAGAAAGAAGAATGACATTAGGTTTAAGATGGTTAGTTAACTATTCTCGTTTAAGAAATGAAAAAAGTATGATTGATCGTCTTGCTAATGAAATTATTGATGCCTCTAATGGAACTGGTGCTTCTGTGAAAAAGAAAGAAGATACTCATAAGATGGCTGAAGCAAATAAAGCATTTGCACATTTCCGTTGGTAA